In Prunus dulcis chromosome 1, ALMONDv2, whole genome shotgun sequence, the following are encoded in one genomic region:
- the LOC117613903 gene encoding BTB/POZ domain-containing protein At4g08455-like has product MNMRRCISCEGGYDAGTCCKQCHEDLKAKVAFLTMSQPAFFSDVVLFASSDENSVPIPAHKGVLMNRSPVLKAMFENEMEESLSGTIKIGDVSYDTLRAFVNYLYTAEVCLDQQLACDLLVMAEKYQVQHLKDLCQKFLVANLNWDNAFTIYTFAHHHDAKQIIDAALALITNKMDELSARKDYEELKEREPRLIFEIYEAYFSKQANTTKKIINSSVPFFRNPQVCQRI; this is encoded by the exons ATGAACATGAGGAGGTGCATATCTTGCGAGGGCGGATATGATGCCGGCACCTGCTGCAAGCAGTGCCACGAGGACCTTAAGGCCAAGGTCGCTTTTCTCACGATGTCCCAGCCGGCTTTCTTTTCCGACGTCGTTCTGTTTGCCTCCTCCGACGAGAACTCTGTACCCATTCCGGCCCATAAGGGCGTTTTG ATGAATCGTTCTCCAGTGTTGAAGGCCATGTTTGAGAATGAGATGGAAGAAAGCCTGAGCGGCACCATCAAGATTGGCGATGTCTCCTACGACACCCTTCGTGCCTTCGTCAACTACCTCTATACAGCTGAGGTATGCCTTGACCAGCAATTGGCCTGTGATCTCCTAGTAATGGCTGAAAAATACCAGGTGCAGCATCTCAAAGACTTGTGCCAGAAGTTCTTGGTGGCCAACCTCAACTGGGACAATGCATTTACGATCTATACCTTTGCACACCACCATGATGCCAAGCAGATCATTGATGCAGCCTTGGCGTTGATCACAAACAAAATGGACGAGCTTTCTGCCCGGAAGGACTATGAGGAGCTCAAGGAGAGAGAACCACGACTTATATTCGAAATATATGAAGCTTATTTCTCCAAACAAGCTaacactacaaaaaaaataatcaatagTAGCGTTCCTTTTTTTAGAAACCCACAGGTTTGTCAGAGGATATAG
- the LOC117622608 gene encoding BTB/POZ domain-containing protein At4g08455-like, translated as MRCKSCESSFQDYFADTCKQCHEHHKAKVAFLGATHPASFSDVVLFASDDEAAGPIPAHKAVLVSRSPVFRAMFENEMEESLSGTIKIGEVSYRTLGAFVNYLYTAEVRLDQQFACVLFVMAEKYQVQHLKDYCQTFLVANLNCDNSLSTYTFAHRHNAKQIIDAALIVITDNMDKLTSRKEYAKLKEKDPQLVIEIYEAFLSRHSSFSCVRTVSSTSYDDCCEC; from the exons ATGAGGTGCAAATCTTGCGAGAGCAGCTTCCAAGATTATTTCGCCGATACCTGCAAGCAGTGCCACGAGCACCACAAGGCCAAGGTCGCTTTTCTCGGGGCCACCCACCCGGCTTCCTTCTCCGACGTCGTTCTGTTTGCCTCCGACGACGAGGCCGCTGGTCCCATCCCGGCCCATAAGGCCGTTTTG GTGAGCCGTTCTCCGGTGTTTAGAGCCATGTTTGAGAATGAGATGGAAGAAAGCCTGAGCGGCACCATCAAGATTGGCGAAGTGTCCTACCGCACCCTTGGTGCCTTTGTCAACTACCTCTACACTGCTGAGGTACGCCTTGACCAGCAATTCGCCTGTGTCCTCTTTGTAATGGCTGAAAAATACCAGGTCCAGCATCTCAAAGACTACTGCCAGACGTTCTTGGTGGCCAACCTCAACTGTGACAATTCACTTTCGACCTACACCTTCGCGCACCGGCATAATGCCAAGCAGATCATCGACGCGGCCTTAATAGTGATCACAGACAACATGGACAAGCTTACTTCCCGGAAGGAGTACGCCAAGCTCAAGGAGAAAGATCCGCAACTCGTGATCGAAATCTATGAAGCTTTTCTCTCCAGacattcttcattttcttgtgTGCGCACGGTTTCTTCTACGTCTTACGATGACTGTTGTGAGTGTTGA
- the LOC117622524 gene encoding BTB/POZ domain-containing protein At4g08455-like, whose translation MKCISCEGRYDGDDAGTCKQCHEDHKAKVAFLTTTHPSSFSDIFLFASDDEEAAGPVPAHKAVLVSRSPVLRAMLENEMEESRSGTIKIGEVSYGALYTFVNYLYTAEVCLDKQLACDLLVMAEIYQVQHLKNYCQKFLVSNLNLDNSLLTYTFAHQHNAKPVIHAALTLIIDNMDKLTAREEYAELKEKDPQLVFEIYEAYLSKQVNEAAAKKAVAELEANMWEYQ comes from the exons ATGAAGTGCATATCTTGCGAGGGCAGATACGACGGAGACGACGCCGGCACTTGCAAGCAGTGCCACGAGGACCACAAGGCCAAGGTTGCTTTTCTCACCACGACCCATCCATCTTCCTTCTCTGACATATTTCTGTTTGCCTCCGACGACGAAGAGGCCGCTGGACCCGTTCCGGCCCATAAGGCCGTTTTG GTGAGCCGTTCTCCGGTGTTGAGAGCTATGCTTGAAAATGAGATGGAAGAAAGCCGGAGCGGCACCATCAAGATTGGCGAAGTGTCCTACGGCGCCCTTTATACCTTTGTGAACTACCTATACACAGCTGAGGTATGCCTTGACAAGCAATTGGCATGTGACCTCCTAGTAATGGCTGAAATATACCAGGTGCAACATCTCAAAAACTACTGCCAGAAGTTCTTGGTGTCCAACCTCAACTTGGACAATTCACTTTTGACGTACACCTTTGCGCACCAGCATAACGCTAAGCCGGTCATCCATGCAGCCTTGACGTTGATCATAGACAACATGGACAAACTTACTGCCCGGGAAGAGTACGCTGAACTAAAGGAGAAAGATCCACAACTTGTATTTGAAATCTATGAAGCCTATCTCTCTAAACAAGTTAATGAAGCAGCAGCAAAGAAGGCAGTGGCGGAGCTAGAAGCTAATATGTGGGAGTACCAGTAA
- the LOC117622698 gene encoding BTB/POZ domain-containing protein At4g08455-like, translating to MRCISCNGRYDAGTCKKCHEDLKNCHEDLKKCHEDLKAKVAFLSTSQPDSFSDVILFAADGGSAQAAVPVRAHKAVLVSRSPVFNAMLENEMEESLSGTIKIRDVSYPTLRAFVNYLYTTEVVCLDQQLACDLLVMAEKYQVHHLKDLCQKFLVANLNWENSFSIYTFVHQHNAKKIIDAALTLIIDNMDKLTAREEYAELKEKDPQLVFEIYEAYLSKQVNKAAAQKGSSASYPPKFNWGGMYIGDYEEPPE from the exons ATGAGGTGCATATCTTGCAATGGCAGATACGACGCCGGCACCTGCAAGAAGTGCCACGAGGACCTCAAGAACTGCCACGAGGACCTCAAGAAGTGCCACGAGGACCTGAAGGCCAAGGTCGCTTTTCTCTCGACGTCCCAGCCAGATTCCTTCTCCGACGTCATTCTGTTTGCCGCCGACGGCGGGTCTGCCCAGGCCGCTGTACCCGTTCGGGCCCATAAGGCCGTTTTG GTGAGCCGTTCTCCGGTGTTCAATGCCATGCTTGAGAATGAGATGGAAGAAAGCCTGAGTGGCACCATCAAGATCCGCGATGTATCCTACCCCACCCTTCGTGCCTTCGTCAACTACCTCTACACAACTGAGGTGGTATGCCTTGACCAGCAATTGGCATGTGACCTCCTAGTAATGGCTGAAAAATACCAGGTGCACCATCTCAAAGATTTGTGCCAGAAGTTCTTGGTGGCCAACCTCAACTGGGAGAATTCTTTTTCGATCTACACCTTCGTGCACCAGCATAACGCCAAGAAGATCATCGACGCAGCCTTGACGTTGATCATAGACAACATGGACAAGCTTACTGCCCGGGAGGAGTATGCTGAGCTGAAGGAGAAGGATCCACAACTTGTATTTGAAATCTATGAAGCTTATCTCTCCAAACAGGTTAATAAAGCAGCAGCACAGAAGGGTTCTTCGGCTTCGTATCCTCCCAAATTTAATTGGGGAGGAATGTACATTGGAGATTATGAAGAGCCTCCGGAGTAA
- the LOC117615143 gene encoding probable methyltransferase PMT10 — MKALAATATDILKTPTFIKITAITLLSLSLFLLANHYSATYPSLTFFSSSTTTTTSAPSPSLASYSPELPPPPPPAAPSPPPPSPPPPPEVERMGIVDENGAMSEEFEIGEFDPSLVEDLRNVSGGEERLDDGGGVGGGGARVKVDKFKVCDESMTDYIPCLDNVEEIEKLNSSERGEKYERHCPGQGKGLNCVVPRPKGYQIRIHWPQSRDEVWFSNVPHTRLVDDKGGQNWIRVKKDKFIFPGGGTQFIHGADQYLNQISQMVPDIAFGYKTRVSLDIGCGVASFGAFLMQRNVTTMSIAPKDVHENQIQFALERGVPAMVAVFATHRLLYPSQAFDLIHCSRCRINWTRDDGILLLEADRLLRAGGYFVWAAQPVYKHEEALQEQWKEMENLTTRLCWELVKKEGYIAIWQKPLNNSCYLSRDAGEQPPLCDSNDDPDDVWYVGLKACITRLPENGYGANVSTWPARLQDPPDRLQSIQLDAYISRKEIFRAEAKYWHEILAGYIGAYHWRELNFRNIMDMRAGYGGFAAALQDYGLDCWVMNIVPVSGFNTLPVIYDRGLIGVMHDWCEPFDTYPRTYDLLHAAGLFSVEQKRCNISTIVLEMDRMLRPGGRVYIRDSVSVIAELQELASAVGWVPALHDTGEGPHASWKILIGDKRL, encoded by the exons ATGAAGGCCCTCGCGGCCACCGCCACCGACATTCTAAAGACCCCGACTTTCATCAAAATTACGGCCATTAccctcctctccctctccctcttccTACTCGCCAACCACTACTCTGCTACCTATCCTTCCCTTaccttcttctcctcctccaccaccacaacaACTTCCGCGCCGTCTCCATCTCTCGCCTCCTATTCGCCGGAGTTGCCTCCTCCTCCGCCTCCGGCAGCTCCATCTCCTCCGCCGCCATCGCCGCCTCCACCGCCGGAGGTCGAGAGGATGGGGATAGTGGACGAGAACGGCGCGATGTCGGAGGAGTTCGAGATCGGCGAGTTTGACCCGAGCCTGGTCGAGGATTTGAGGAATGTCAgtggaggagaggagagaTTGGACGACGGTGGCGGCGTAGGCGGCGGCGGTGCTAGAGTCAAGGTTGATAAGTTTAAGGTGTGTGATGAAAGCATGACTGATTATATACCGTGTTTGGATAATGTGGAGGAGATTGAGAAGTTAAATTCGAGTGAGAGAGGGGAAAAGTACGAGAGGCATTGTCCTGGGCAAGGCAAGGGGTTGAATTGCGTGGTGCCGAGGCCGAAAGGGTACCAGATACGAATACACTGGCCTCAGAGCAGGGACGAG GTGTGGTTCAGTAATGTACCCCACACTCGACTTGTTGACGATAAAGGTGGTCAGAATTGGATAAGGGTAAAGAAAGATAAATTCATTTTTCCAGGAGGTGGAACACAGTTTATTCATGGAGCAGACCAGTACTTGAATCAGATTTCACAG ATGGTTCCTGACATTGCATTTGGCTACAAAACCCGAGTGTCCTTAGATATTGGCTGTGGAGTTGCTAGTTTTGGTGCCTTTTTAATGCAACGGAATGTGACCACTATGTCAATAGCACCAAAAGATGTTCATGAGAATCAGATCCAGTTTGCACTAGAGCGTGGTGTGCCTGCAATGGTGGCAGTATTTGCTACTCACCGCTTGTTGTATCCAAGCCAGGCTTTTGACTTGATCCATTGTTCAAGATgtagaattaattggacccgTGATG ATGGAATTTTGCTTCTCGAGGCTGACAGGTTGCTAAGAGCAGGAGGATACTTTGTCTGGGCAGCACAGCCCGTTTACAAACATGAAGAAGCCCTACAAGAACAATGGAAAG AAATGGAGAACCTGACTACTCGCCTTTGTTGGGAGCTTGTAAAGAAGGAAGGATATATTGCTATATGGCAGAAGCCTTTGAACAACAGCTGTTATCTTAGTCGCGATGCTGGAGAGCAGCCTCCATTATGTGATTCAAATGATGATCCAGAcgatgtttg GTATGTTGGTTTAAAGGCTTGCATCACTCGATTACCTGAGAATGGTTATGGAGCTAATGTTAGCACATGGCCCGCACGTCTTCAAGATCCACCAGATAGACTCCAGAGCATACAGTTAGATGCGTACATATCTAGAAAGGAAATCTTCAGGGCAGAGGCAAAGTACTGGCATGAAATATTAGCTGGTTACATTGGTGCTTACCATTGGAGAGAATtaaactttagaaacataATGGACATGAGGGCTGGATATGGAGG GTTTGCAGCAGCATTGCAAGATTATGGGTTGGATTGTTGGGTTATGAACATTGTTCCTGTTTCAGGGTTCAATACTTTGCCAGTTATATATGACCGCGGACTTATTGGAGTTATGCATGACTG GTGTGAGCCATTTGACACTTATCCGAGAACATACGACTTACTGCATGCAGCGGGTCTCTTCTCTGTTGAGCAAAAGAG ATGTAATATCTCAACCATCGTGCTTGAAATGGATCGAATGCTGAGGCCTGGCGGACGTGTTTACATACGTGACTCTGTATCTGTAATTGCTGAGCTTCAAGAACTTGCAAGTGCTGTTGGATGGGTGCCTGCGCTGCATGACACAGGAGAAGGACCTCATGCAAGCTGGAAGATCTTGATTGGTGACAAGCGTTTGTGA
- the LOC117615622 gene encoding probable calcium-binding protein CML44: MTTVVYMCPLSTNDLLRIFEMLDRNGDGQLSLEELSWLLERIGVQFSLNELESSVGKPSLDFNEFLFFYKSISMQQNYKSDDDRHEDGNIHEEVVPDEDESDLVKAFNVFDLNGDGFISCEELGSVLRRLGVLEENSSRDCRTMIHVYDTNLDGLLDFQEFKNMMFQNTIS; encoded by the coding sequence ATGACAACAGTGGTCTACATGTGTCCTCTAAGCACCAACGACTTGCTTCGAATTTTTGAGATGCTCGACAGGAATGGGGACGGGCAATTGAGTCTCGAGGAGCTCAGCTGGCTCCTCGAGAGGATTGGCGTGCAGTTCAGCCTGAACGAGCTCGAGTCCTCGGTGGGGAAACCGAGCCTCGACTTCAATGAATTCTTGTTCTTCTACAAGTCCATATCCATGCAGCAAAATTACAAGAGTGACGACGATCGCCATGAAGACGGTAACATTCATGAGGAGGTTGTCCCTGATGAAGACGAGAGTGACCTTGTGAAGGCATTCAATGTGTTTGATTTGAATGGCGATGGCTTCATTTCCTGTGAGGAGCTGGGAAGCGTGCTGAGGAGATTAGGAGTTTTGGAGGAGAATAGCAGCCGTGACTGCAGGACCATGATTCACGTGTACGACACCAACTTGGATGGCCTGCTTGATTTTCAGGAATTCAAAAACATGATGTTTCAAAATACCAtctcttaa
- the LOC117614229 gene encoding UDP-sugar pyrophosphorylase, whose translation MASALDVATEKLSNLGIDASPPNLQKNLHLLTAEQIELAKILLETGQSHLFEHWAEPGVDDEEKKAFFDQVTRLNSSYPGGLASYIKTARELLADSKAGKNPFDGYTPSVPTGETLTFGDDSFISFEEAGVKEARKAAFVLVAGGLGERLGYNGIKLALPRETTTGMCFLQYYIESILALQDANSKLAPPGESQTKIPLVIMTSDDTHSRTLELLESNSYFGMEPTQVKLLKQEKVACLDDNDARLAVDPRNKYRIQTKPHGHGDVHSLLYSSGLLNIWREAGLRWVLFFQDTNGLLFNGIPAALGVSFTRQYHVNSLAVPRKAKDAIGGITRLTHADGRTMVINVEYNQLDPLLRATGYPDGDANSETGYSPFPGNINQLILELGPYIEELTKTGGAIKEFVNPKYKDASKTSFKSSTRLECMMQDYPKTLPPTARVGFTVMEPWLAYAPVKNNPEDAARVPKGNPYHSATSGEMLVYRANSLILRKAGVQVADPEQQVFNGQEVEAWPRITWKPKCAITFTGIKSKVSGSCSISQRSTLVIKGRSVFINDLSLDGALIIDPADDAEVKVEGSVQNKGWVLEPVDYKDTSVPEELRIRGFRINKIEQLEKN comes from the exons ATGGCTTCCGCGCTCGATGTCGCCACCGAGAAGCTATCGAACCTCGGCATCGACGCTTCCCCTCCGAATCTTCAGAAGAATCTCCACCTTCTGACCGCCGAACAG ATTGAGTTGGCGAAGATCCTGTTGGAAACGGGACAGAGTCATTTGTTTGAGCATTGGGCGGAGCCTGGTGTTGACGATGAGGAAAAGAAAGCTTTTTTCGATCAg GTGACTCGGCTTAATTCAAGCTATCCAGGGGGTTTGGCATCATATATCAAAACTGCTAGAGAACTCTTAGCCGATTCAAAAGCTGGAAAGAACCCATTTGACGGCTACACACCTTCT GTTCCAACAGGTGAAACATTGACTTTTGGTGATGACAGCTTTATCAGTTTTGAGGAGGCAGGTGTTAAAGAAGCTCGGAAAGCTGCATTCGTTCTCGTTGCCGGTGGGCTTGGGGAACGTCTGGGATACAATGGGATTAAG TTGGCTCTTCCAAGAGAAACCACAACAGGAATGTGCTTTTTACAGTATTATATTGAATCAATTCTGGCTCTTCAAGATGCTAACTCTAAACTTGCACCACCAG GTGAATCCCAAACAAAAATTCCTCTGGTTATAATGACATCGGATGATACACATTCTCGTACACTAGAGCTTTTAGAGTCAAATTCTTATTTCGGAATGGAACCTACTCAAGTCAAACTTCTAAAGCAG GAAAAAGTAGCATGCTTAGATGATAATGATGCCAGGCTTGCAGTGGACCCACGTAACAAGTACAGGATTCAG ACCAAACCTCACGGGCATGGTGATGTGCATTCACTACTCTACTCTAGCGGCCTTCTAAATATTTG GCGTGAGGCTGGTTTGAGATGGGTTCTGTTCTTCCAAGATACTAATGGACTTCTATTCAAT GGAATCCCAGCGGCGTTGGGTGTCAGTTTTACCAGACAATACCATGTTAACTCCCTAGCTGTGCCACGGAAAGCAAAAGATGCAATTGGAGGAATTACCCGACTTACTCATGCTGATG GGAGGACGATGGTGATCAATGTGGAGTACAACCAGCTTGATCCACTGCTTAGAGCAACTGGGTATCCAGACGGTGATGCCAATTCTGAGACTGGCTATTCTCCATTCCCTGGGAATATCAACCAA TTAATTTTGGAACTTGGTCCATACATTGAGGAGCTCACAAAAACAGGAGGTGCCATAAAGGAGTTTGTTAACCCAAA ATACAAAGATGCTAGCAAGACTTCATTTAAGTCCTCGACTCGGTTAGAGTGTATGATGCAAGACTATCCAAAAACTTTACCTCCAACTGCTAGGGTGGGATTCACGGTAATGGAACCATGGCTTGCTTATGCACCTGTGAAGAACAACCCTGAGGATGCTGCTCGG GTACCAAAGGGAAATCCATATCATAGTGCAACTTCTGGAGAAATGTTAGTTTATCGTGCAAACAGCCTCATTCTCAGAAAG GCCGGAGTCCAAGTTGCTGATCCAGAACAACAGGTGTTCAACGGCCAAGAAGTAGAAGCGTGGCCTCGCATCACATGGAAACCAAAATGCGCTATCACTTTTACAGGCATAAAAAGCAAAGTCAGTGGAAGTTGCTCAATTTCTCAGAGATCCACATTGGTTATTAAGGGCCGCAGCGTCTTTATAAACGATCTCTCCTTGGACGGGGCTCTTATTATTGATCCTGCTGATGATGCAGAG GTAAAAGTGGAAGGTTCAGTTCAGAACAAGGGCTGGGTCCTCGAACCTGTCGATTACAAAGACACTTCGGTACCTGAGGAACTGAGGATAAGGGGCTTCAGAATCAACAAGATTGAACAGCTGGAGAAGAACTAA
- the LOC117614596 gene encoding uncharacterized protein LOC117614596 has protein sequence MAPYKGIRELNSLKKDYEGDCEDDKRLARRRKRKCIADRNFEPKSWFSATKKRRDCSIQGEEEMADKDFEKSLNGLDLYGDWVDDDADPDYKKFLENLTEDGSSYVLVVVRENENLELIKFEQEDGELDETILDTPETLKKSQMKKKTEIKKALRGGIKREQIYCFNDSVIPLNKEEFKSPRSVRYAMRKKTRGIQEDSEGLSKKKSSGVKKNVNVEAPDPVSDRTKGRSNKIHGLEVPTTRETLKSSHVKKKNVNKKGADGGTKGLPVKTPNLAENGHNHGAASDQIDTDMDYQEFLDGLRKYGGKVVYTPTTGGPVAVVLEEDVESENEYFTSFTAVDVDSGWCVETCDTSHAQFRKGLMKDLKRPYDQEEYKRLLKELTLRRPINHDRNLRNGRTKSYPVAGKLGASYREQHIVLARKIDAAGSDRPRILNLLRGFFYWLKNVAQEGCFCPWSDSSCLKVLPQADRKRKFSRM, from the exons ATGGCGCCTTATAAGGGGATACGAGAGCTCAACAGTTTAAAGAAGGATTATGAGGGAGATTGTGAGGATGACAAGAGGTTGGccaggaggaggaagagaaagtGCATTGCTGATAGGAATTTTGAGCCCAAATCCTGGTTCAGTGCCacgaagaaaagaagagactGTAGTATCCAAGGGGAAGAAGAAATGGCGGATAAGGATTTTGAGAAGTCATTGAATGGTTTAGATCTTTATGGTGATTGGGTTGATGATGATGCGGATCCTGACTATAAGAAGTTCTTGGAAAATCTGACAGAGGATGGAAGCTCCTATGTACTGGTGGTTGTTCGAGAGAATGAGAATTTAGAGCTGATAAAGTTTGAACAAGAAGATGGGGAACTAGATGAGACCATTTTAGATACCCCAGAAACTTTGAAAAAATCTCAGATGAAAAAGAAGactgaaataaaaaaagcttTGAGGGGTGGTATAAAGAGGGAACAAATTTATTGCTTTAACGATTCTGTTATTCCTTTGAATAAAGAAGAGTTTAAGAGCCCAAGATCTGTTAGGTATGCTATGAGGAAAAAAACAAGGGGAATTCAGGAAGATTCAGAGGGTctgtcaaagaaaaagagttcAGGGGTGAAGAAGAATGTAAATGTGGAAGCTCCGGATCCTGTTTCTGATAGGACAAAAGGGCGTTCTAATAAAATCCATGGTTTAGAGGTTCCCACTACCCGAGAAACTTTAAAAAGTTCTcatgtgaagaagaagaatgtaaATAAGAAAGGTGCAGATGGTGGGACAAAGGGGCTTCCTGTTAAAACACCTAATTTGGCTGAGAATGGACACAACCATGGAGCTGCGTCTGATCAAATAGACACGGACATGGACTATCAAGAGTTTCTAGATGGTCTAAGAAAATATGGTGGAAAAGTGGTGTATACACCTACAACTGGTGGACCAGTGGCGGTTGTACTTGAGGAGGATGTGGAGAGTGAAAATGAGTATTTTACCTCATTTACGGCA gtggACGTAGACAGTGGGTGGTGTGTTGAAACTTGTGATACAAGTCATGCCCAGTTTAGGAAGGGGCTTATGAAGGATCTTAAACGGCCTTATGACCAAGAAGAGTATAAAAGGCTCTTGAAAGAACTGACCCTACGAAGGCCAATAAATCACGACAGAAATCTGCGCAATGGAAGAACAAAATCCTACCCAGTTGCAGGGAAATTAGGAGCTTCATATCGAGAGCAGCACATAG TCCTGGCAAGAAAGATTGATGCTGCTGGTAGCGACCGCCCTAGAATTTTGAATCTTTTGCGTGGATTTTTCTACTGGCTGAAG